A stretch of Salvelinus alpinus chromosome 4, SLU_Salpinus.1, whole genome shotgun sequence DNA encodes these proteins:
- the ca14 gene encoding carbonic anhydrase 14 isoform X1: protein MDLVGLSLPLLLVFWQWTTTTGAAVTYWTYTGSVGQSKWADYFPDCGGTAQSPVDVATVQTQYDPCLGPLTPLGYSQHGNKPFSLYNNGHTVVVPLPGWMGLGGLPWQFTAVQMHLHWGNGAPEAGGSEHTINGQSSAAELHVVHYNSELYPNMSVAMTQQDGLAVLGVLIETGEEANQAFWNILNYLGRVRHAGQSVSIPAFDVQSLLPSDLGRYYRYNGSLTTPPCFQSVLWTLFTETVKISHTQLMKLETVLYASKEDADRVVMQDNCRTPQPLNDRTILSSFPLESVKVYTAGEITAIVIGALCGCVGLAVIIRFIVKTIRSTSSWDVLPSVRPAPVPRTKEPGKELKQDVALNTTSEPGKKEDPVPSSV, encoded by the exons ATGGACTTGGtgggtctctctctgcctctattaCTTGTGTTTTGGCAATGGACAACTACCACAGGCGCTGCCG TGACGTACTGGACGTACACGG gTTCAGTAGGCCAGTCCAAGTGGGCGGATTACTTCCCAGACTGTGGTGGTACGGCCCAGTCTCCGGTTGACGTGGCAACGGTCCAGACCCAGTATGACCCCTGCCTGGGCCCTCTTACCCCCCTCGGTTATAGCCAGCACGGCAACAAACCCTTCAGCCTCTACAACAACGGACATACAG TGGTGGTTCCTCTCCCAGGCTGGATGGGTTTAGGGGGGCTGCCCTGGCAGTTCACGGCCGTCCAGATGCACCTGCACTGGGGCAACGGAGCCCCGGAGGCCGGGGGCAGCGAACACACCATCAACGGTCAGAGCTCCGCTGCAGAG CTGCATGTGGTGCACTACAACTCAGAGCTGTACCCTAACATGTCAGTGGCTATGACCCAGCAGGATGGACTGGCAGTCCTGGGAGTCCTCATAGAG ACAGGTGAGGAGGCTAACCAGGCTTTTTGGAACATTCTCAACTACCTGGGTCGTGTCAGACATGCAG GTCAGAGTGTGTCCATCCCAGCCTTTGATGTCCAGTCCCTCCTGCCCTCTGACCTGGGGCGGTACTACCGATACAATGGCTCCCTCACCACTCCTCCCTGCTTCCAGAGTGTCCTCTGGACCCTCTTCACAGAGACCGTCAaaatctcacacacacag cTGATGAAGCTGGAGACAGTGCTGTATGCCAGTAAGGAGGACGCTGACCGCGTCGTCATGCAGGACAACTGCCGTACACCTCAACCACTTAACGACCGGACCATCCTCTCATCCTTCCCATTAG AATCAGTGAAGGTGTACACTGCAG gagAGATCACAGCGATAGTAATAGGAGCTCTGTGTGGCTGTGTTGGACTGGCTGTCATCATTCGCTTCATAGTGAAGACTATACG CTCCACCTCTAGCTGGGACGTCCTGCCCAGCGTCCGGCCCGCCCCCGTGCCCAG GACTAAGGAGCCAGGGAAGGAGCTGAAACAGGACGTGGCCCTCAACACGACCTCTGAACCAGGAAAAAAAGAAGATCCTGTCCCCTCCTCAGTCTGA
- the ca14 gene encoding carbonic anhydrase 14 isoform X2, translated as MDLVGLSLPLLLVFWQWTTTTGAAGSVGQSKWADYFPDCGGTAQSPVDVATVQTQYDPCLGPLTPLGYSQHGNKPFSLYNNGHTVVVPLPGWMGLGGLPWQFTAVQMHLHWGNGAPEAGGSEHTINGQSSAAELHVVHYNSELYPNMSVAMTQQDGLAVLGVLIETGEEANQAFWNILNYLGRVRHAGQSVSIPAFDVQSLLPSDLGRYYRYNGSLTTPPCFQSVLWTLFTETVKISHTQLMKLETVLYASKEDADRVVMQDNCRTPQPLNDRTILSSFPLESVKVYTAGEITAIVIGALCGCVGLAVIIRFIVKTIRSTSSWDVLPSVRPAPVPRTKEPGKELKQDVALNTTSEPGKKEDPVPSSV; from the exons ATGGACTTGGtgggtctctctctgcctctattaCTTGTGTTTTGGCAATGGACAACTACCACAGGCGCTGCCG gTTCAGTAGGCCAGTCCAAGTGGGCGGATTACTTCCCAGACTGTGGTGGTACGGCCCAGTCTCCGGTTGACGTGGCAACGGTCCAGACCCAGTATGACCCCTGCCTGGGCCCTCTTACCCCCCTCGGTTATAGCCAGCACGGCAACAAACCCTTCAGCCTCTACAACAACGGACATACAG TGGTGGTTCCTCTCCCAGGCTGGATGGGTTTAGGGGGGCTGCCCTGGCAGTTCACGGCCGTCCAGATGCACCTGCACTGGGGCAACGGAGCCCCGGAGGCCGGGGGCAGCGAACACACCATCAACGGTCAGAGCTCCGCTGCAGAG CTGCATGTGGTGCACTACAACTCAGAGCTGTACCCTAACATGTCAGTGGCTATGACCCAGCAGGATGGACTGGCAGTCCTGGGAGTCCTCATAGAG ACAGGTGAGGAGGCTAACCAGGCTTTTTGGAACATTCTCAACTACCTGGGTCGTGTCAGACATGCAG GTCAGAGTGTGTCCATCCCAGCCTTTGATGTCCAGTCCCTCCTGCCCTCTGACCTGGGGCGGTACTACCGATACAATGGCTCCCTCACCACTCCTCCCTGCTTCCAGAGTGTCCTCTGGACCCTCTTCACAGAGACCGTCAaaatctcacacacacag cTGATGAAGCTGGAGACAGTGCTGTATGCCAGTAAGGAGGACGCTGACCGCGTCGTCATGCAGGACAACTGCCGTACACCTCAACCACTTAACGACCGGACCATCCTCTCATCCTTCCCATTAG AATCAGTGAAGGTGTACACTGCAG gagAGATCACAGCGATAGTAATAGGAGCTCTGTGTGGCTGTGTTGGACTGGCTGTCATCATTCGCTTCATAGTGAAGACTATACG CTCCACCTCTAGCTGGGACGTCCTGCCCAGCGTCCGGCCCGCCCCCGTGCCCAG GACTAAGGAGCCAGGGAAGGAGCTGAAACAGGACGTGGCCCTCAACACGACCTCTGAACCAGGAAAAAAAGAAGATCCTGTCCCCTCCTCAGTCTGA
- the ca14 gene encoding carbonic anhydrase 14 isoform X4 encodes MDLVGLSLPLLLVFWQWTTTTGAAVTYWTYTGSVGQSKWADYFPDCGGTAQSPVDVATVQTQYDPCLGPLTPLGYSQHGNKPFSLYNNGHTVVVPLPGWMGLGGLPWQFTAVQMHLHWGNGAPEAGGSEHTINGQSSAAELHVVHYNSELYPNMSVAMTQQDGLAVLGVLIETGEEANQAFWNILNYLGRVRHAGQSVSIPAFDVQSLLPSDLGRYYRYNGSLTTPPCFQSVLWTLFTETVKISHTQLMKLETVLYAKSVKVYTAGEITAIVIGALCGCVGLAVIIRFIVKTIRSTSSWDVLPSVRPAPVPRTKEPGKELKQDVALNTTSEPGKKEDPVPSSV; translated from the exons ATGGACTTGGtgggtctctctctgcctctattaCTTGTGTTTTGGCAATGGACAACTACCACAGGCGCTGCCG TGACGTACTGGACGTACACGG gTTCAGTAGGCCAGTCCAAGTGGGCGGATTACTTCCCAGACTGTGGTGGTACGGCCCAGTCTCCGGTTGACGTGGCAACGGTCCAGACCCAGTATGACCCCTGCCTGGGCCCTCTTACCCCCCTCGGTTATAGCCAGCACGGCAACAAACCCTTCAGCCTCTACAACAACGGACATACAG TGGTGGTTCCTCTCCCAGGCTGGATGGGTTTAGGGGGGCTGCCCTGGCAGTTCACGGCCGTCCAGATGCACCTGCACTGGGGCAACGGAGCCCCGGAGGCCGGGGGCAGCGAACACACCATCAACGGTCAGAGCTCCGCTGCAGAG CTGCATGTGGTGCACTACAACTCAGAGCTGTACCCTAACATGTCAGTGGCTATGACCCAGCAGGATGGACTGGCAGTCCTGGGAGTCCTCATAGAG ACAGGTGAGGAGGCTAACCAGGCTTTTTGGAACATTCTCAACTACCTGGGTCGTGTCAGACATGCAG GTCAGAGTGTGTCCATCCCAGCCTTTGATGTCCAGTCCCTCCTGCCCTCTGACCTGGGGCGGTACTACCGATACAATGGCTCCCTCACCACTCCTCCCTGCTTCCAGAGTGTCCTCTGGACCCTCTTCACAGAGACCGTCAaaatctcacacacacag cTGATGAAGCTGGAGACAGTGCTGTATGCCA AATCAGTGAAGGTGTACACTGCAG gagAGATCACAGCGATAGTAATAGGAGCTCTGTGTGGCTGTGTTGGACTGGCTGTCATCATTCGCTTCATAGTGAAGACTATACG CTCCACCTCTAGCTGGGACGTCCTGCCCAGCGTCCGGCCCGCCCCCGTGCCCAG GACTAAGGAGCCAGGGAAGGAGCTGAAACAGGACGTGGCCCTCAACACGACCTCTGAACCAGGAAAAAAAGAAGATCCTGTCCCCTCCTCAGTCTGA
- the ca14 gene encoding carbonic anhydrase 14 isoform X3, with protein MDLVGLSLPLLLVFWQWTTTTGAAVTYWTYTGSVGQSKWADYFPDCGGTAQSPVDVATVQTQYDPCLGPLTPLGYSQHGNKPFSLYNNGHTVVVPLPGWMGLGGLPWQFTAVQMHLHWGNGAPEAGGSEHTINGQSSAAELHVVHYNSELYPNMSVAMTQQDGLAVLGVLIETGEEANQAFWNILNYLGRVRHAGQSVSIPAFDVQSLLPSDLGRYYRYNGSLTTPPCFQSVLWTLFTETVKISHTQLMKLETVLYASKEDADRVVMQDNCRTPQPLNDRTILSSFPLESVKVYTAGEITAIVIGALCGCVGLAVIIRFIVKTIRTKEPGKELKQDVALNTTSEPGKKEDPVPSSV; from the exons ATGGACTTGGtgggtctctctctgcctctattaCTTGTGTTTTGGCAATGGACAACTACCACAGGCGCTGCCG TGACGTACTGGACGTACACGG gTTCAGTAGGCCAGTCCAAGTGGGCGGATTACTTCCCAGACTGTGGTGGTACGGCCCAGTCTCCGGTTGACGTGGCAACGGTCCAGACCCAGTATGACCCCTGCCTGGGCCCTCTTACCCCCCTCGGTTATAGCCAGCACGGCAACAAACCCTTCAGCCTCTACAACAACGGACATACAG TGGTGGTTCCTCTCCCAGGCTGGATGGGTTTAGGGGGGCTGCCCTGGCAGTTCACGGCCGTCCAGATGCACCTGCACTGGGGCAACGGAGCCCCGGAGGCCGGGGGCAGCGAACACACCATCAACGGTCAGAGCTCCGCTGCAGAG CTGCATGTGGTGCACTACAACTCAGAGCTGTACCCTAACATGTCAGTGGCTATGACCCAGCAGGATGGACTGGCAGTCCTGGGAGTCCTCATAGAG ACAGGTGAGGAGGCTAACCAGGCTTTTTGGAACATTCTCAACTACCTGGGTCGTGTCAGACATGCAG GTCAGAGTGTGTCCATCCCAGCCTTTGATGTCCAGTCCCTCCTGCCCTCTGACCTGGGGCGGTACTACCGATACAATGGCTCCCTCACCACTCCTCCCTGCTTCCAGAGTGTCCTCTGGACCCTCTTCACAGAGACCGTCAaaatctcacacacacag cTGATGAAGCTGGAGACAGTGCTGTATGCCAGTAAGGAGGACGCTGACCGCGTCGTCATGCAGGACAACTGCCGTACACCTCAACCACTTAACGACCGGACCATCCTCTCATCCTTCCCATTAG AATCAGTGAAGGTGTACACTGCAG gagAGATCACAGCGATAGTAATAGGAGCTCTGTGTGGCTGTGTTGGACTGGCTGTCATCATTCGCTTCATAGTGAAGACTATACG GACTAAGGAGCCAGGGAAGGAGCTGAAACAGGACGTGGCCCTCAACACGACCTCTGAACCAGGAAAAAAAGAAGATCCTGTCCCCTCCTCAGTCTGA